From a region of the Lactuca sativa cultivar Salinas chromosome 4, Lsat_Salinas_v11, whole genome shotgun sequence genome:
- the LOC128133326 gene encoding ATP synthase subunit beta, chloroplastic-like gives MNMRMNPTTSGFGVTTLDKKTLGHIAQIIGPVLDVAFPPGKMPNIYNALVVKGRDIAGQPINVTCEVQHLLGNNRVRAVAMSATDGLTRGMDVIDTGAPLSVPVGGATLGRIFNVLGEPVDNLGPVDTSTTFPIHRSAPAFIQLDTKLSIFETGIKVVDLLAPYRRGGKIGLFGGAGVGKTVLIMELINNIAKAHGGVSVFGGVGERTREGNDLYMEMKESGVINEKNIPESKVALVYGQMNEPPGARMRVGLNALTMAEYFRDVNEQDVLLFIDNIFRFVQAGSEVSALLGRMPSAVGYQPTLSTEMGSLQERITSTKEGSITSIQAVYVPADDLTDPAPATTFAHLDATTVLSRGLAAKGIYPAVDPLDSTSTMLQPRIVGEEHYDTAQEVKQTLQR, from the coding sequence ATGAATATGAGAATGAATCCTACTACTTCTGGTTTTGGGGTTACCACGCTTGACAAAAAGACACTGGGGCATATCGCCCAAATCATTGGTCCGGTACTAGATGTAGCCTTTCCGCCAGGCAAAATGCCTAATATTTATAACGCTCTGGTAGTTAAGGGTCGAGATATTGCTGGTCAACCAATTAATGTGACTTGTGAGGTACAACACTTATTAGGAAACAATCGAGTTAGGGCCGTAGCTATGAGTGCTACAGATGGTCTAACGAGAGGGATGGACGTAATTGATACGGGAGCTCCACTAAGTGTTCCGGTCGGTGGAGCGACTCTCGGACGAATTTTCAACGTGCTTGGCGAGCCTGTTGATAATTTAGGTCCTGTAGATACTAGTACAACATTTCCTATTCATAGATCTGCGCCTGCCTTTATACAGTTAGATACAAAATTATCTATTTTTGAAACCGGAATTAAAGTAGTAGATCTTTTAGCCCCTTATCGCCGTGGAGGAAAAATCGGACTATTCGGGGGAGCTGGCGTGGGTAAAACAGTACTCATTATGGAATTGATTAACAATATTGCCAAAGCTCACGGAGGCGTATCTGTATTTGGCGGAGTCGGTGAACGGACTCGTGAAGGAAATGATCTTTACATGGAAATGAAAGAATCTGGAgtaattaatgaaaaaaatattcCAGAATCAAAAGTAGCTCTAGTTTACGGTCAGATGAATGAACCGCCGGGAGCTCGTATGAGAGTTGGTTTGAATGCCCTAACTATGGCGGAATATTTCCGAGATGTTAATGAACAAGATGTACTTTTATTTATTGACAATATCTTCCGTTTTGTCCAAGCAGGATCTGAAGTATCCGCCTTGTTGGGTAGAATGCCTTCCGCTGTGGGTTATCAACCTACCCTTAGTACCGAAATGGGTTCTTTACAAGAAAGAATTACTTCTACCAAAGAAGGGTCCATAACTTCTATTCAAGCTGTTTATGTACCTGCAGATGATTTGACCGACCCTGCTCCTGCTACGACATTTGCACATTTAGATGCTACAACCGTACTATCAAGGGGATTAGCCGCCAAAGGTATCTATCCAGCAGTAGATCCTTTAGATTCAACGTCAACGATGCTACAACCCCGGATCGTTGGTGAAGAACATTATGACACTGCACAAGAGGTTAAGCAAACTTTACAACGTTAA